In one Parambassis ranga chromosome 6, fParRan2.1, whole genome shotgun sequence genomic region, the following are encoded:
- the fnbp4 gene encoding formin-binding protein 4 isoform X1 — MGKKSRLTGGAVGRRTILQLSPPGIRGGNAGEREEAASGSDDEQDGDAPKFLRRTNTKTPAVKATEGLTLLGAYEDSDEEDAGDSHRSAANSQHNQSADIDSTLANFMAEIDAITTQPASEDGSHPSVPNPTSPKPAVNSQQPAAGERQNQQSTDFEYNTQYSLAGVGVEMGDWQEVWDENSGCYYYWNTLTNEVSWELPHYLADQVQSLGQYANSVNGNGTVHAAYYTEENAASAAASESVKETKVKEVIESVVGLTSEEEEHRGVAASLLGPLIPSDVKETEEKWRKRLLKGLDETENSMDSDEGVHAVASPATPLRDSDSSPAVQKDICTKKQSVDNSDAEEEPEEDTVELELALERKKAELRALEEGDVSAGGSSPCSETSQEASSSRSLLLKKNRWKTVFPCAASPDSNSRSSDVQENTETALPKVLENVVEAEDKEIDSADDKMGSKPPVKEEGEPAELKFQIGELANTLTSKMEFLGINKKAISNFQLLLLQTETRIADWREGALNGVYLRRRLQEAAEHIKYYELNATPKGWSCHWDREHRRYFYVRDRTGESQWDFPTEEDKEEDLKGSQSTQSQTSSQGDTKTSSASAGGVTAAAPTLPPPPPPVPPPPPPPQPSASSFWSASQPPLPDNPPPPPPPSSYPPPPPLPEGSPPPPPPPPDSDGEIMEVEMEMDDDNDEEPPAPGTEEDGSGRPLPPGSASMKIESSATAGKGQKRKAGQLSKTVTIGSSPIIYTQTAVSTGFSFFAAPLMSAAAYWGVPAVATPLVPCEPPAPPVQALPPQPPLPPSQPPFEPPAKALPVDKSKKAKKDKVKKSKTKMPSLVKKWQSIQKELDEEEKSSSSDEDREQLNKKSIEEWKQQQLMTGKASKNANFEALPEDWRERLKKRKMNT, encoded by the exons ATGGGGAAGAAAAGCCGTCTCACAGGAGGAGCAGTCGGTCGGAGAACAATCCTACAGCTGTCTCCTCCCGGGATCCGTGGAGGAAATGCTGGAGAGAGGGAAGAAGCGGCTTCGGGATCCGATG ATGAACAGGATGGCGACGCTCCCAAATTCCTGAGAcgtacaaacacaaagacaccagCTGTAAAAGCCACAG AGGGGTTGACCTTGCTTGGAGCCTATGAGGATAGTGATGAAGAGGATGCTGGGGACTCTCACCGTTCAGCTGCAAATTCTCAACACAATCAGTCAGCTGACATTGACAGTACATTGGCTAATTTTATGGCT gAAATTGATGCAATCACAACTCAACCAGCTTCAGAAGATGGCTCTCACCCCTCTGTTCCAAATCCCACCTCACCCAAACCTGCGGTTAACTCTCAGCAGCCAGCTGCTGGTGAACGACAGAATCAACAAAGCACAGACTTTGAGTACAATACTCAGTACTCACTAGCTGGCG TGGGTGTAGAAATGGGAGACTGGCAGGAGGTATGGGACGAGAACTCTGGCTGCTATTACTACTGGAACACTCTGACCAATGAGGTGTCCTGGGAACTGCCACACTATCTAGCTGATCAAGTTCAAAGCCTGGGACAGTATGCAAACAG TGTCAATGGCAATGGCACAGTCCACGCAGCTTATTACACAGAGGAAAatgcagcctctgctgcagcctcagaATCAGTGAAAGAGACCAAAGTAAAG GAGGTAATTGAGAGTGTTGTAGGCCTTacgagtgaagaggaggagcatcGTGGAGTAGCTGCATCACTCCTTGGTCCTCTGATCCCCTCTGATGTGAAAGAAACTGAGGAAAAATGGAGAAAAAGACTGCTTAAAGGTCTGGATGAAACTGAGAATAGTATGGATTCTGATGAAGGTGTTCATGCTGTTGCATCCCCTGCCACACCTCTTCGGGACTCGGACTCCTCCCCTGCTGTCCAGAAGGATATTTGCACTAAGAAGCAGTCGGTAGACAACTCAGATGCTGAGGAAGAGCCTGaggaggacacagtggagctggagctggctcTGGAGAGAAAAAAG GCTGAGCTGCGGGCACTGGAGGAGGGAGATGTGAGTGCTGGTGGCTCCAGTCCTTGTTCTGAGACAAGCCAAGAAGCCTCCAGTTCTCGTAGTCTTCTGCTGAAGAAGAATCGTTGGAAGACTGTCTTCCCCTGCGCTGCCAGCCCTGACTCTAACAGTAGAAGCTCAGACGTAcaggagaacacagagacag CACTCCCCAAAGTATTGGAAAATGTTGTGGAAGCAGAAGATAAGGAAATTGATAGTGCTGATGACAAAATGGGTTCAAAACCTCCTGTGAAAGAGGAGGGGGAGCCGGCCGAGCTCAAG TTTCAGATAGGAGAACTGGCTAACACCTTAACCAGCAAGATGGAGTTCCTGGGAATAAACAAAAAAGCCATCTCAAACTTTCAGCTGCTTCTGCTTCAAACTGAG ACACGTATTGCTGACTGGAGGGAAGGTGCTCTGAATGGGGTTTATCTCCGCCGaaggctgcaggaagctgctgaaCACATAAAATATTACGAACTTAACGCCACCCCTAAAGGCTGGTCCTGCCACTGGGACAG AGAGCACAGGCGGTATTTCTATGTGAGGGACCGGACCGGAGAATCTCAGTGGGATTTCCCAacagaggaggacaaggaggaggacCTGAAAGGCAGCCAAAGTACCCAATCGCAGACTTCTAGCCAAGGGGATACTAAAACATCATCTGCATCAGCTGGTGGAGTCACAG ctgctgcaccaactctaccaccaccaccaccaccagtaccaccaccaccaccaccacctcagccCAGTGCATCATCCTTCTGGTCTGCAtctcagcctcctcttcctgacaaccctcctcctcctcctccaccatccaGCTatcccccacctccacctctccctgagggctctcctcctccccctccccctcctcctgatAGTGATGGAGAGATCATGGAGGTGGAGATGGAAATGGATGATGATAATGACGAGGAGCCTCCAGCTCCTGGAACTGAGGAAGATGGCAGCGGGAGGCCGTTACCCCCTGGCAGCGCTAGCATGAAG ATAGAGTCATCGGCCACCGCAGGGAAAGGTCAAAAACGTAAAGCCGGTCAGCTGAGTAAAACCGTCACTATTGGCAGCAGTCCCATTATCTACACCCAGACAGCCGTCAGCACAG gtttctctttttttgcagcTCCTCTAATGTCGGCAGCTGCCTACTGGGGTGTGCCGGCTGTCGCCACCCCTTTGGTTCCTTGTGAACCTCCAGCCCCACCTGTTCAAGCCCTTCCTCCTCAACCACCACTGCCACCATCACAGCCACCTTTTGAACCTCCAGCCAAAGCTTTGCCTGTTGACAAGTCCAAGAAAGCAAAAAAGGATAAG GTAAAGAAGAGTAAGACCAAAATGCCTTCACTGGTGAAGAAGTGGCAGAGTATCCAGAAGGAGTTGGATGAGGAAGAGAAGAGCAGTTCCAGTGATGAAGACAGAGAACAACTCAATAAGAAGAGCATAGAGGAGTGGAAGCAACAGCAGCTCATGAC AGGAAAGGCTTCAAAGAATGCCAACTTTGAGGCACTTCCAGAGGACTGGAGGGAGCGCCTGAAGAAACGGAAGATGAATACGTAA
- the fnbp4 gene encoding formin-binding protein 4 isoform X3, protein MGKKSRLTGGAVGRRTILQLSPPGIRGGNAGEREEAASGSDDEQDGDAPKFLRRTNTKTPAVKATEGLTLLGAYEDSDEEDAGDSHRSAANSQHNQSADIDSTLANFMAEIDAITTQPASEDGSHPSVPNPTSPKPAVNSQQPAAGERQNQQSTDFEYNTQYSLAGVGVEMGDWQEVWDENSGCYYYWNTLTNEVSWELPHYLADQVQSLGQYANSVNGNGTVHAAYYTEENAASAAASESVKETKVKEVIESVVGLTSEEEEHRGVAASLLGPLIPSDVKETEEKWRKRLLKGLDETENSMDSDEGVHAVASPATPLRDSDSSPAVQKDICTKKQSVDNSDAEEEPEEDTVELELALERKKAELRALEEGDVSAGGSSPCSETSQEASSSRSLLLKKNRWKTVFPCAASPDSNSRSSDVQENTETALPKVLENVVEAEDKEIDSADDKMGSKPPVKEEGEPAELKFQIGELANTLTSKMEFLGINKKAISNFQLLLLQTETRIADWREGALNGVYLRRRLQEAAEHIKYYELNATPKGWSCHWDREHRRYFYVRDRTGESQWDFPTEEDKEEDLKGSQSTQSQTSSQGDTKTSSASAGGVTAAAPTLPPPPPPVPPPPPPPQPSASSFWSASQPPLPDNPPPPPPPSSYPPPPPLPEGSPPPPPPPPDSDGEIMEVEMEMDDDNDEEPPAPGTEEDGSGRPLPPGSASMKIESSATAGKGQKRKAGQLSKTVTIGSSPIIYTQTAVSTAPLMSAAAYWGVPAVATPLVPCEPPAPPVQALPPQPPLPPSQPPFEPPAKALPVDKSKKAKKDKVKKSKTKMPSLVKKWQSIQKELDEEEKSSSSDEDREQLNKKSIEEWKQQQLMTGKASKNANFEALPEDWRERLKKRKMNT, encoded by the exons ATGGGGAAGAAAAGCCGTCTCACAGGAGGAGCAGTCGGTCGGAGAACAATCCTACAGCTGTCTCCTCCCGGGATCCGTGGAGGAAATGCTGGAGAGAGGGAAGAAGCGGCTTCGGGATCCGATG ATGAACAGGATGGCGACGCTCCCAAATTCCTGAGAcgtacaaacacaaagacaccagCTGTAAAAGCCACAG AGGGGTTGACCTTGCTTGGAGCCTATGAGGATAGTGATGAAGAGGATGCTGGGGACTCTCACCGTTCAGCTGCAAATTCTCAACACAATCAGTCAGCTGACATTGACAGTACATTGGCTAATTTTATGGCT gAAATTGATGCAATCACAACTCAACCAGCTTCAGAAGATGGCTCTCACCCCTCTGTTCCAAATCCCACCTCACCCAAACCTGCGGTTAACTCTCAGCAGCCAGCTGCTGGTGAACGACAGAATCAACAAAGCACAGACTTTGAGTACAATACTCAGTACTCACTAGCTGGCG TGGGTGTAGAAATGGGAGACTGGCAGGAGGTATGGGACGAGAACTCTGGCTGCTATTACTACTGGAACACTCTGACCAATGAGGTGTCCTGGGAACTGCCACACTATCTAGCTGATCAAGTTCAAAGCCTGGGACAGTATGCAAACAG TGTCAATGGCAATGGCACAGTCCACGCAGCTTATTACACAGAGGAAAatgcagcctctgctgcagcctcagaATCAGTGAAAGAGACCAAAGTAAAG GAGGTAATTGAGAGTGTTGTAGGCCTTacgagtgaagaggaggagcatcGTGGAGTAGCTGCATCACTCCTTGGTCCTCTGATCCCCTCTGATGTGAAAGAAACTGAGGAAAAATGGAGAAAAAGACTGCTTAAAGGTCTGGATGAAACTGAGAATAGTATGGATTCTGATGAAGGTGTTCATGCTGTTGCATCCCCTGCCACACCTCTTCGGGACTCGGACTCCTCCCCTGCTGTCCAGAAGGATATTTGCACTAAGAAGCAGTCGGTAGACAACTCAGATGCTGAGGAAGAGCCTGaggaggacacagtggagctggagctggctcTGGAGAGAAAAAAG GCTGAGCTGCGGGCACTGGAGGAGGGAGATGTGAGTGCTGGTGGCTCCAGTCCTTGTTCTGAGACAAGCCAAGAAGCCTCCAGTTCTCGTAGTCTTCTGCTGAAGAAGAATCGTTGGAAGACTGTCTTCCCCTGCGCTGCCAGCCCTGACTCTAACAGTAGAAGCTCAGACGTAcaggagaacacagagacag CACTCCCCAAAGTATTGGAAAATGTTGTGGAAGCAGAAGATAAGGAAATTGATAGTGCTGATGACAAAATGGGTTCAAAACCTCCTGTGAAAGAGGAGGGGGAGCCGGCCGAGCTCAAG TTTCAGATAGGAGAACTGGCTAACACCTTAACCAGCAAGATGGAGTTCCTGGGAATAAACAAAAAAGCCATCTCAAACTTTCAGCTGCTTCTGCTTCAAACTGAG ACACGTATTGCTGACTGGAGGGAAGGTGCTCTGAATGGGGTTTATCTCCGCCGaaggctgcaggaagctgctgaaCACATAAAATATTACGAACTTAACGCCACCCCTAAAGGCTGGTCCTGCCACTGGGACAG AGAGCACAGGCGGTATTTCTATGTGAGGGACCGGACCGGAGAATCTCAGTGGGATTTCCCAacagaggaggacaaggaggaggacCTGAAAGGCAGCCAAAGTACCCAATCGCAGACTTCTAGCCAAGGGGATACTAAAACATCATCTGCATCAGCTGGTGGAGTCACAG ctgctgcaccaactctaccaccaccaccaccaccagtaccaccaccaccaccaccacctcagccCAGTGCATCATCCTTCTGGTCTGCAtctcagcctcctcttcctgacaaccctcctcctcctcctccaccatccaGCTatcccccacctccacctctccctgagggctctcctcctccccctccccctcctcctgatAGTGATGGAGAGATCATGGAGGTGGAGATGGAAATGGATGATGATAATGACGAGGAGCCTCCAGCTCCTGGAACTGAGGAAGATGGCAGCGGGAGGCCGTTACCCCCTGGCAGCGCTAGCATGAAG ATAGAGTCATCGGCCACCGCAGGGAAAGGTCAAAAACGTAAAGCCGGTCAGCTGAGTAAAACCGTCACTATTGGCAGCAGTCCCATTATCTACACCCAGACAGCCGTCAGCACAG cTCCTCTAATGTCGGCAGCTGCCTACTGGGGTGTGCCGGCTGTCGCCACCCCTTTGGTTCCTTGTGAACCTCCAGCCCCACCTGTTCAAGCCCTTCCTCCTCAACCACCACTGCCACCATCACAGCCACCTTTTGAACCTCCAGCCAAAGCTTTGCCTGTTGACAAGTCCAAGAAAGCAAAAAAGGATAAG GTAAAGAAGAGTAAGACCAAAATGCCTTCACTGGTGAAGAAGTGGCAGAGTATCCAGAAGGAGTTGGATGAGGAAGAGAAGAGCAGTTCCAGTGATGAAGACAGAGAACAACTCAATAAGAAGAGCATAGAGGAGTGGAAGCAACAGCAGCTCATGAC AGGAAAGGCTTCAAAGAATGCCAACTTTGAGGCACTTCCAGAGGACTGGAGGGAGCGCCTGAAGAAACGGAAGATGAATACGTAA
- the fnbp4 gene encoding formin-binding protein 4 isoform X2, with the protein MGKKSRLTGGAVGRRTILQLSPPGIRGGNAGEREEAASGSDDEQDGDAPKFLRRTNTKTPAVKATEGLTLLGAYEDSDEEDAGDSHRSAANSQHNQSADIDSTLANFMAEIDAITTQPASEDGSHPSVPNPTSPKPAVNSQQPAAGERQNQQSTDFEYNTQYSLAGVGVEMGDWQEVWDENSGCYYYWNTLTNEVSWELPHYLADQVQSLGQYANSVNGNGTVHAAYYTEENAASAAASESVKETKVKEVIESVVGLTSEEEEHRGVAASLLGPLIPSDVKETEEKWRKRLLKGLDETENSMDSDEGVHAVASPATPLRDSDSSPAVQKDICTKKQSVDNSDAEEEPEEDTVELELALERKKAELRALEEGDVSAGGSSPCSETSQEASSSRSLLLKKNRWKTVFPCAASPDSNSRSSDVQENTETALPKVLENVVEAEDKEIDSADDKMGSKPPVKEEGEPAELKIGELANTLTSKMEFLGINKKAISNFQLLLLQTETRIADWREGALNGVYLRRRLQEAAEHIKYYELNATPKGWSCHWDREHRRYFYVRDRTGESQWDFPTEEDKEEDLKGSQSTQSQTSSQGDTKTSSASAGGVTAAAPTLPPPPPPVPPPPPPPQPSASSFWSASQPPLPDNPPPPPPPSSYPPPPPLPEGSPPPPPPPPDSDGEIMEVEMEMDDDNDEEPPAPGTEEDGSGRPLPPGSASMKIESSATAGKGQKRKAGQLSKTVTIGSSPIIYTQTAVSTGFSFFAAPLMSAAAYWGVPAVATPLVPCEPPAPPVQALPPQPPLPPSQPPFEPPAKALPVDKSKKAKKDKVKKSKTKMPSLVKKWQSIQKELDEEEKSSSSDEDREQLNKKSIEEWKQQQLMTGKASKNANFEALPEDWRERLKKRKMNT; encoded by the exons ATGGGGAAGAAAAGCCGTCTCACAGGAGGAGCAGTCGGTCGGAGAACAATCCTACAGCTGTCTCCTCCCGGGATCCGTGGAGGAAATGCTGGAGAGAGGGAAGAAGCGGCTTCGGGATCCGATG ATGAACAGGATGGCGACGCTCCCAAATTCCTGAGAcgtacaaacacaaagacaccagCTGTAAAAGCCACAG AGGGGTTGACCTTGCTTGGAGCCTATGAGGATAGTGATGAAGAGGATGCTGGGGACTCTCACCGTTCAGCTGCAAATTCTCAACACAATCAGTCAGCTGACATTGACAGTACATTGGCTAATTTTATGGCT gAAATTGATGCAATCACAACTCAACCAGCTTCAGAAGATGGCTCTCACCCCTCTGTTCCAAATCCCACCTCACCCAAACCTGCGGTTAACTCTCAGCAGCCAGCTGCTGGTGAACGACAGAATCAACAAAGCACAGACTTTGAGTACAATACTCAGTACTCACTAGCTGGCG TGGGTGTAGAAATGGGAGACTGGCAGGAGGTATGGGACGAGAACTCTGGCTGCTATTACTACTGGAACACTCTGACCAATGAGGTGTCCTGGGAACTGCCACACTATCTAGCTGATCAAGTTCAAAGCCTGGGACAGTATGCAAACAG TGTCAATGGCAATGGCACAGTCCACGCAGCTTATTACACAGAGGAAAatgcagcctctgctgcagcctcagaATCAGTGAAAGAGACCAAAGTAAAG GAGGTAATTGAGAGTGTTGTAGGCCTTacgagtgaagaggaggagcatcGTGGAGTAGCTGCATCACTCCTTGGTCCTCTGATCCCCTCTGATGTGAAAGAAACTGAGGAAAAATGGAGAAAAAGACTGCTTAAAGGTCTGGATGAAACTGAGAATAGTATGGATTCTGATGAAGGTGTTCATGCTGTTGCATCCCCTGCCACACCTCTTCGGGACTCGGACTCCTCCCCTGCTGTCCAGAAGGATATTTGCACTAAGAAGCAGTCGGTAGACAACTCAGATGCTGAGGAAGAGCCTGaggaggacacagtggagctggagctggctcTGGAGAGAAAAAAG GCTGAGCTGCGGGCACTGGAGGAGGGAGATGTGAGTGCTGGTGGCTCCAGTCCTTGTTCTGAGACAAGCCAAGAAGCCTCCAGTTCTCGTAGTCTTCTGCTGAAGAAGAATCGTTGGAAGACTGTCTTCCCCTGCGCTGCCAGCCCTGACTCTAACAGTAGAAGCTCAGACGTAcaggagaacacagagacag CACTCCCCAAAGTATTGGAAAATGTTGTGGAAGCAGAAGATAAGGAAATTGATAGTGCTGATGACAAAATGGGTTCAAAACCTCCTGTGAAAGAGGAGGGGGAGCCGGCCGAGCTCAAG ATAGGAGAACTGGCTAACACCTTAACCAGCAAGATGGAGTTCCTGGGAATAAACAAAAAAGCCATCTCAAACTTTCAGCTGCTTCTGCTTCAAACTGAG ACACGTATTGCTGACTGGAGGGAAGGTGCTCTGAATGGGGTTTATCTCCGCCGaaggctgcaggaagctgctgaaCACATAAAATATTACGAACTTAACGCCACCCCTAAAGGCTGGTCCTGCCACTGGGACAG AGAGCACAGGCGGTATTTCTATGTGAGGGACCGGACCGGAGAATCTCAGTGGGATTTCCCAacagaggaggacaaggaggaggacCTGAAAGGCAGCCAAAGTACCCAATCGCAGACTTCTAGCCAAGGGGATACTAAAACATCATCTGCATCAGCTGGTGGAGTCACAG ctgctgcaccaactctaccaccaccaccaccaccagtaccaccaccaccaccaccacctcagccCAGTGCATCATCCTTCTGGTCTGCAtctcagcctcctcttcctgacaaccctcctcctcctcctccaccatccaGCTatcccccacctccacctctccctgagggctctcctcctccccctccccctcctcctgatAGTGATGGAGAGATCATGGAGGTGGAGATGGAAATGGATGATGATAATGACGAGGAGCCTCCAGCTCCTGGAACTGAGGAAGATGGCAGCGGGAGGCCGTTACCCCCTGGCAGCGCTAGCATGAAG ATAGAGTCATCGGCCACCGCAGGGAAAGGTCAAAAACGTAAAGCCGGTCAGCTGAGTAAAACCGTCACTATTGGCAGCAGTCCCATTATCTACACCCAGACAGCCGTCAGCACAG gtttctctttttttgcagcTCCTCTAATGTCGGCAGCTGCCTACTGGGGTGTGCCGGCTGTCGCCACCCCTTTGGTTCCTTGTGAACCTCCAGCCCCACCTGTTCAAGCCCTTCCTCCTCAACCACCACTGCCACCATCACAGCCACCTTTTGAACCTCCAGCCAAAGCTTTGCCTGTTGACAAGTCCAAGAAAGCAAAAAAGGATAAG GTAAAGAAGAGTAAGACCAAAATGCCTTCACTGGTGAAGAAGTGGCAGAGTATCCAGAAGGAGTTGGATGAGGAAGAGAAGAGCAGTTCCAGTGATGAAGACAGAGAACAACTCAATAAGAAGAGCATAGAGGAGTGGAAGCAACAGCAGCTCATGAC AGGAAAGGCTTCAAAGAATGCCAACTTTGAGGCACTTCCAGAGGACTGGAGGGAGCGCCTGAAGAAACGGAAGATGAATACGTAA
- the agbl2 gene encoding cytosolic carboxypeptidase 2, protein MHTEDSNISSSHQAEKTAEDMAVSVIRSWWSTYQLDKSRINDNTEEDKDELARRRQLSIDLSQTLRTRQLLINFDGDRPTLSLRAPLDLVNFPPVSRPLWPIECEVISDIIQHIEWDPPVPEPFYQPTGQEKTSMSVGDERGKVVYCIDPATKHPYFTCSRVGGSRGPIKSATPFDVKQTDLTLEFESRFESGNLLKAVQVGVYEYELTLRTDMYTEKHTQWFYFRVRNMKAGATYRFTIINLMKSSSLYSQGMRPLLYSERAAKENGVGWQRTGSNIRYYRNSSQNPKENNNSDVATLYSLTWTLQFPYDSDICYLAHCYPYTYSHLQHYLRCISSNPAVASYCKVRVLCHSLAGNAVYVMTITSRVVCRLEGRTKKAVVVTARVHPGETNSSWMMEGFLDFLLGDSDDARLLRDTFIFKVVPMLNPDGVVVGNYRCSLAGRDLNRNYKTLLRDSFPCVWHTQNMVERLMAEVDVVLYCDFHGHSRKNNVFMYGCNNRGDASPKLQERVFPLMMSKNASNKFSFKSCRFRVQKSKEGTGRIAMWRLGIKNSYTMEATFGGSTLGDRKGTHFTTRDLKSLGFYLCDTLLDYCDPDPTKTKYCLTELAALLRKEVKERLGKDLGTDCNISVSELETSTSGSNSSDTDGLPVHLLRQPQTALQQQTTVKKKKKRLRSRKERNRLQSDRVKNNVQPKVLLSSIKYCESNLTPDSAEKERIQERPVGRHRQKWQVNGLIRKDAIPPSTTDSSDVSQTTLWQGCKPVRDICLENLHHGTKASLHHTGDPEMNTRQWRCPSQLLHLSALLPPVPKSTHSSHQQHCIPKQSLKLYKERASFLTASHR, encoded by the exons ATGCATACAGAAGATTCCAACATTAGCTCTTCTCAT CAGGCAGAGAAGACAGCGGAAGACATGGCTGTCTCTGTCATCAGGAGCTGGTGGAGCACCTACCAGCTGGACAAATCACGCATCAATGACAACACAGAGGAAGATAAGGATGAGTTAGCACGGAGAAGGCAGT TATCTATAGACCTGAGTCAGACACTGAGGACCCGGCAGCTGCTTATAAACTTTGATGGTGACCGGCCAACTCTGAGTCTCAGGGCTCCGCTGGACCTGGTTAACTTCCCGCCTGTCTCCCGTCCCCTTTGGCCCATAGAGTGTGAGGTTATTAGTGACATTATCCAACACATAG AGTGGGACCCACCAGTGCCAGAGCCTTTCTATCAGCCTACAGGGCAGGAGAAGACATCCATGTCAGTTGGAGATGAGAGGGGGAAGGTAGTCTACTGCATTGACCCTG CCACTAAGCATCCCTATTTCACCTGCTCCCGTGTTGGAGGAAGCAGGGGGCCTATTAAGAGCGCTACTCCTTTTGATGTCAAACAGACAGACTTGACACTTGAGTTTGAGTCCCGCTTTGAGAGTGGAAACCTTCTGAAGGCTGTCCAAGT GGGTGTCTACGAATATGAGCTCACCCTGCGTACAGACATGTACACggaaaagcacacacagtggTTTTACTTCAGGGTTCGTAACATGAAAGCTGGAGCCACGTACCGCTTCACCATCATCAACTTGATGAAGAGCAGCAGTCTTTATTCTCAGGGTATGAGACCACTCCTCTACTCAGAGAGGGCTGCTAAGGAGAATGGGGTTGGATGGCAACGCACAGGCTCCAATATAAGATACTATCGAAACAGCAGTCAG AACCCAAAGGAAAACAATAACAGTGATGTTGCCACCTTGTACTCACTCACCTGGACCCTCCAGTTCCCCTATGACTCAGACATCTGCTACCTGGCCCACTGCTACCCTTACACTTATTCACACCTGCAGCACTACCTTAGGTGCATTTCCTCTAACCCAGCCGTTGCTTCATACTGCAAAGTGCGGGTTCTGTGCCACAGCCTTGCTGGGAATGCTGTGTATGTAATGACGATAACATCCAGGGTGGTCTGCAGGCTGGAGGGCAGGACCAAAAAGGCTGTGGTGGTGACAGCCCGAGTGCACCCTGGTGAAACCAACAGCTCCTGGATGATGGAGGGATTCCTGGACTTTCTGCTTGGGGACTCAGATGATGCTCGACTTCTCAGAGACACCTTTATTTTTAAG GTGGTGCCGATGCTGAACCCAGATGGTGTTGTTGTGGGCAACTATCGCTGCTCTCTAGCAGGCAGGGACCTCAACAGAAACTACAAGACATTGCTCAGGGACTCCTTTCCCTGTGTGTGGCACACCCAAAACATGGTGGAAAG ACTAATGGCTGAGGTGGATGTTGTCCTTTACTGTGACTTTCATGGCCATAGCCGTAAAAACAACGTCTTCATGTATGGCTGTAACAACCGAGGTGATGCATCACCCAAACTTCAAGAGAGAGTCTTTCCACTGATGATGAGCAAGAATGCCAGTAACAAG TTCTCCTTTAAGAGCTGCAGATTCCGAGTGCAGAAGAGCAAAGAGGGCACAGGACGAATCGCCATGTGGAGACTTGGCATCAAAAACAGCTACACCATGGAGGCCACCTTTGGAGGTTCCACTCTGG GTGACAGAAAAGGAACACATTTCACTACTCGAGACCTAAAGTCCCTTGGCTTTTACCTTTGTGACACCCTTCTGGACTACTGTGACCCTGATCCAACAAAG ACCAAATACTGTTTGACAGAGCTGGCAGCGTTGTTGAGGAAAGAGGTCAAAGAAAGACTGGGCAAAGATTTAGGCACTGACTGTAACatctctgtgtctgagctggaAACAAG CACCAGTGGATCAAATAGTTCCGATACAGATGGACTGCCAGTTCATTTACTGAGGCAACCACAAACAGCCCTACAACAG CAAACtacagtgaagaagaaaaagaaacgcCTGAGAAGTCGTAAGGAAAGAAACAGGCTGCAATCAGACAGAGTGAAGAATAATGTGCAGCCAAAAGTGCTGCTAAGCAGCATCAAGTATTGT GAGTCCAACCTGACCCCTGAcagtgcagagaaagagagaatccAAGAGCGGCCTGTtggaagacacagacagaaatggcAG GTCAATGGCTTGATAAGAAAAGATGCAATACCTCCTTCCACCACCGACTCCAGCGATGTCAGCCAGACGACGCTATGGCAGGGCTGCAAGCCTGTCAGG GACATCTGTCTAGAAAACCTGCATCATGGGACAAAAGCATCTTTACATCATACAG GTGACCCAGAGATGAATACAAGGCAGTGGAGATGCCCCTCTCAGCTGCTGCACCTTAGTGCTCTGCTCCCACCTGTGCCAAAATCTACACATTCTAGCCACCAACAGCATTGCATCCCTAAGCAATCCTTAAAGCTCTACAAAG AGAGAGCATCTTTCCTTACAGCATCCCACAGGTAG